A window from Theropithecus gelada isolate Dixy chromosome 1, Tgel_1.0, whole genome shotgun sequence encodes these proteins:
- the SPRR4 gene encoding small proline-rich protein 4 has translation MSSQQQQQQQQHCPPQRAQQQQVKQPCQPPPVKCQETCAPKTKDPCAPQVKKQCPPKGTIIPAQQKCPSAQQAPKSKQK, from the coding sequence ATGTcttcccagcagcagcagcagcagcagcagcactgcCCACCCCAGAGGGCCCAGCAGCAGCAAGTGAAGCAACCTTGTCAGCCACCCCCTGTTAAATGTCAAGAGACATGTGCACCCAAAACCAAGGATCCATGTGCTCCCCAGGTCAAGAAGCAATGCCCACCGAAGGGCACCATCATTCCAGCCCAGCAGAAGTGTCCCTCAGCCCAGCAAGCCCCCAAGAGTAAACAGAAGTAA
- the LOC112635980 gene encoding cornifin-like, with protein sequence MNSQQQKQPCTLPPQPQQQQQVKQPCQPPPQEPCIPKTKEPCLPKVPEPCHPKFPEPCHPKVPEPCHPKVPEPCPSTVTPAPAQQKTKQK encoded by the coding sequence ATGAATTCCCAGCAGCAGAAGCAGCCCTGCACCCTACCCCCTCAgcctcagcagcagcagcaggtgaAACAGCCTTGCCAGCCTCCACCCCAGGAACCATGCATCCCCAAAACCAAGGAGCCCTGCCTCCCCAAGGTGCCTGAGCCCTGCCACCCCAAGTTTCCAGAGCCCTGCCACCCCAAGGTGCCTGAGCCCTGCCACCCCAAGGTGCCTGAGCCCTGCCCTTCAACGGTCACACCAGCACCAGCCCAGCAGAAGACCAAGCAGAAGTAA
- the SPRR3 gene encoding small proline-rich protein 3 isoform X2 has translation MSSYQEKQTFTPPPQLQQQQVKQPSQPPPQEPFVPITKEPGYTKVPQPGNTKIPEPDCYTKVPEPGYTKIPEPHPSTVTPGPAQQKTKQK, from the exons ATGAGTTCTTACCAGGAGAAGCAGACCTTTACCCCACCACCTCAGCTTCAACAGCAGCAGGTGAAACAACCCAGCCAGCCTCCACCTCAGGAACCATTTGTTCCCATAACCAAGGAGCCAGGCTACACAAAGGTTCCACAACCTGGAAACACAAAGATTCCAGAGCCAGATT GTTACACCAAAGTTCCTGAGCCAGGCTACACAAAGATACCAGAGCCTCATCCTTCAACGGTCACTCCAGGCCCAGCTCAGCAGAAGACCAAGCAGAAGTGA
- the SPRR3 gene encoding small proline-rich protein 3 isoform X1: MSSYQEKQTFTPPPQLQQQQVKQPSQPPPQEPFVPITKEPGYTKVPQPGNTKIPEPDCTKVPKPGYTKDPEPGSTKVPEPGCTKVPEPGSTKVPDKGCTKVPEPGTTKVPEPGSTKVPDKGCINFPEPGAIKIPEQGYTKVPEPGYTKIPEPHPSTVTPGPAQQKTKQK, translated from the coding sequence ATGAGTTCTTACCAGGAGAAGCAGACCTTTACCCCACCACCTCAGCTTCAACAGCAGCAGGTGAAACAACCCAGCCAGCCTCCACCTCAGGAACCATTTGTTCCCATAACCAAGGAGCCAGGCTACACAAAGGTTCCACAACCTGGAAACACAAAGATTCCAGAGCCAGATTGCACCAAGGTCCCTAAGCCAGGCTACACCAAGGACCCTGAGCCAGGCAGCACCAAGGTCCCTGAGCCAGGCTGCACCAAGGTCCCTGAGCCAGGCAGCACCAAGGTCCCTGACAAAGGCTGCACCAAGGTCCCTGAGCCAGGCACCACCAAGGTCCCTGAGCCAGGCAGCACCAAGGTCCCTGACAAAGGCTGCATCAACTTTCCTGAGCCAGGCGCCATTAAAATCCCTGAGCAAGGTTACACCAAAGTTCCTGAGCCAGGCTACACAAAGATACCAGAGCCTCATCCTTCAACGGTCACTCCAGGCCCAGCTCAGCAGAAGACCAAGCAGAAGTGA